The Homo sapiens chromosome 16, GRCh38.p14 Primary Assembly genome includes the window GGTTCGGGTCCGGGTCGGGCTCGGCGGGCGCGGGGTGCGGGACGGCCCAGGGCACGGCGGCTGCAGCGGGAGCACACTGAGCGCCCGCCCGCCATGTCCAGGAAGAAGACCCCCAAGAGCAAAGGGGCCAGCACCCCCGCTGCCTCCACGCTGCCCACCGCCAACGGGGCCCGACCGGCGCGCTCCGGGACTGCGCTTTCCGGCCCCGACGCGCCGCCCAACGGGCCCTTGCAGCCCGGCCGGCCCTCGCTTGGCGGCGGTGTCGACTTCTACGACGTCGCCTTCAAGGTGAGCCAGGCACCCGCCCCCCAGGCCAGCGCAGCAGGTGGCGCCCGGCCTGAGCCAAGGGTTGGGGGTCGGACAGGGGGTGCAGGGCCCGCGGCCCCAGGGCGCGGAGCCGACGCGGGAGGAACCCCGTGGGGCTTGCACGGTGCATCGTGCACACACAGCTGTCCATCCCAGGTCTGGGGTATCCAACAGCTGGCAGggcctgtcccccaccccccaggcggcatggtggcacaagggGTCCCGCGCCCCAGTGCCCTGGCCCCCGCCCGGGGTCTCACCATTTCCCGTATGCTGCCCTCCCTCAACCCAGCGGCtgtgggccttttttttttttttttttttttgctggggggAAGAGGTTTGCCAGATGGATGGGGAACCCTGGGACTCCAGACCAAGGCAGAGGCTGTGTGGACTTGGCAGGGGGCTGGGAGGACCATTTTGGGTTTGGTAGCACAGGTTTCGGGGAGAAGGCCTGACTGCTGCCCACTTGCACCTCCCCCCAACCTCAGACTTGGCCCAGGTCCCTCTTCAGATCGAGATCTGATCCTAATGGGGCAAATTCCTCGAGCCTTGCTGGGGTCATGTCCCTACTGGGATGTGGAGAAGCCCCCGGCAGAGGCCTCCCCAAGTCTCTTAGGAGGTACCCAGCTGCCACCCCACCTGCTCCCCTCCCAGATGCTGTCCACCGTGTGGGGGTATGGACGTTAGGGAGGGTCCGGGATGCAGGTGGCTGCCCTCACTCCCCGCTGACTGAGACGGCCACTGTGCAGAAGGACAGAGCAGCCCCAGCCTTTCAGAGGCATACGCTGGGTGTCCAGCCCATCGGGGTCCCTGGCCCCGCTGAGCCTGCAGGCCTGGGCTGCCTCCCTCCACTCCTGCTCCTCACCTGCAGCCCCCTTCTGACCAGGCCAGCTCAGGGCAGACCAGACTCCCCCCAACCCTCCTGCTTGTCCTAGGTCATGCTGGTGGGGGACTCGGGTGTGGGGAAGACCTGTCTGCTGGTGCGATTCAAGGATGGTGCTTTCCTGGCGGGGACCTTCATCTCCACCGTAGGCATTGACTTCCGGGTGAGTGGAGGCCCTGGCCTGGCCCCACATCAGAGTCCCGCCGGTACCCGAGCAGCAAGTTCTCTCTGATCCCCATGGTACCAACAGGCTCGAGGCCTGGACCCCAGAAGctgcctgcctcgaccttccAACACCTGGGCTGGTGGCTGCACCCGACAAGCATAGTTAGTTGCCCTATGCCAGGGGCTGGCATTACCGAGGGACCATATCCTGTGCCTTGGGGGAGGCGGACACTGTTGCCTACAGGGTGGTGGGTCAGAGGAAGTCAAGGGCCACGTCCACTTGGGGCCAGCAGTGCTGCCTCGGTACAGAGGCCTTACTGGGCCCTAGAAGCACATGCTCCCTGCAGAGCCTGAGCGAGGGTTTCCAGGGCTTGCCTAGGGGAGAGGACCCTGCTCTTGGGTGAGGAgcgcccacccccacccccaccagctgGAATTCCTCGTGCTGAGGTGCCGGCTTGTCCTCAGCAAatcttaaatttgcatttttctcaccCTTTAATTAGAGCCAGTTAgagggaggatggaggaagggcTGTTCCAGGGACAGGAAAAGGGGCTCCCTCCAGTCTGGGGGTTCCAAGTCCCCTCAAGTCCTCTGGGATGGAGTGACGACTGAAGTGCCCGAGGGGGGCAGGCCAGTCCTGTCTGGTCCCcacttccccacctccctcttgGCTCTCGGGCAGGTGGTAAGAGGTGAGGCCATTTGGTTCGCACTCTCGTTCAGGGTGCCAGGGAAGGCGGTGTCCTCCCCAGCCCAGCAGATGGCCCTGCCTGGTTCCCGGGAGACCCAGAAGCACTCTGACAGCAGGAGCTCAGGCTGAAGGAGGTGGCACAGGTTCCAGCTGCCCAGGGCCTCAGACTGCGGCTGaagccccccgcccccaccccaacaGATGGGACTGGGGCTAGACCACTCCCTGCCTTACGTCTAATCGTTAACTGGGAGGGCCCGGCTGGGGACGCTGCCAGGCAGTTCTGGGATCTGCGGTTACTGCCTTGGGTCAGacaggcccaggcccagccctgacAATCCCAGCAAGGAGtggctttaattttttattcttttgaagcagggtctcactctgtcgccctggctggagtgcagtggtgatcatggtggactgcaacctccaacttctgggttcaagccatcctgaGTCTTTCAAATTAGCAAAAagagctactgggaaggctgaggcgtTGCAGCTCGTTAGTTACTGCAcccatttgcagatgaggaaaccgaggcagtGTCAGTAAGAGGCCTGGTGGGGTCATGAGTTCAAATAAGTCAGCGTAAGAGGCTCTAAGCAGGAATAGTGCAGAGGCTGCCGGGAGAGGCCTGCACTTGCAGGTGTGGGTGAGGTCAAATTGGCTTAAGGGAAGCCTGCAGGGGCTGGGCTGGACCTGGGAGCTGGGAGGTCTCAGGGGACAGGAAGGCAGTGAAGCTAGTGGGACCAGAGGCTGGGCTGGGCCCATGCCAGAGCTGCCTGGTTCTGTCTGTTTCAGAACAAAGTTCTGGACGTGGATGGTGTGAAGGTGAAGCTGCAGGTAAGGTGACTGGCAGAGGACAAGTTGGGGGACAGGGGACACCAGGGAAGGGCTGGACAGCCTGACCAGTGCCTGTCGCTGCAGATGTGGGACACAGCTGGTCAGGAGCGGTTCCGCAGTGTTACCCATGCCTACTACCGGGATGCTCATGGTGAGCCCCTGGGTACCTGGGCTGGTTGGGGCGGGGGTCTGAGCACCTGAGGGTGCAGGTGATGGTGGATGTCCTCACTGCCCTCTGTCCCCAGCTCTGCTGCTGCTCTACGATGTCACCAACAAGGCCTCCTTTGACAACATCCAGGTCAGTGGCTTTCCTGGTGGGGTGAAAGGGCCCTGATAGGGCCTGACCCATCCCAACCTCCTTCTGGTAGATGGCATCAGGGTTCCAAAGGACCCCgctgagagaggggagggggaaatgaCAGCCTTCTGGGCTGGAGGTGGCCCAAGTGGACCTGAGTGCCATTCCAGCTCCCTCAGCAGGAGGCTTTGTGTAAGGGACCTGTAAGGTGGGCTTCTGTATGTGGTACACGGGGGGTTATCACTTCTAAAGACAGGtatcctggccaggcatggcggctcacctgaggtcaggagttcgagaccagcctggccaacatgaggaaaccccatctctactaaaaatacaaaaattagccgggcgttttggcacacacctgtaatcccagctactcaggagactgaggttgcagtgagccaagactgtgctacggcactccagcctggacaacagagcaaaactgtctcaaaaaaataaaatgggctgggcatggtggctcacacctgtaatcccaccaccttgggaggctgaggtgggcggatcacgaggtcaggagttggagaccagcctgatcaacatggtgaaaccccgtctctactaaagatacaaaaaattagctgggcgtggtggtgcgtaactgtaatcccagtcacttgggaggctgaaccctCCCAAGGTTCTCTGAACcccaggagaatagcttgaacccaggagatggagactgcagtgagtcgagatggagccattgcactccagcctgggaaacagggcgagactcttgtctcaaaaaaaaaaaaaaaaaaaaaaagataaagacagGTGCCCTCTACAGTGTGACCTGGAGGGCCAAAGTTCTGGGGCATGGGGCAAGCCATGCAGGGAGCCCCAGCCTGGTCTGCTGCCTCCCACAGGCCTGGCTGACCGAGATCCACGAGTACGCCCAGCACGACGTGGCGCTCATGCTGCTGGGGAACAAGGTGGGAGGCCCGGCTGTCCTCACCTGGGCCACAGGGCAGGGCAGGTGAGGGGGCAGGGGCCAACCATGGGCCAGCTTTCACCAAGACCCTGTGCCTGGGCCAGGTGGACTCTGCCCATGAGCGTGTGGTGAAGAGGGAGGACGGGGAGAAGCTGGCCAAGGTGAGTCAGGGCAGGGGGGTGGTGAGGGGGTGCCCCTGGAGGCTGCGAGCCTAGGCTGTCCCCGCCAGGCCACCACCTGGCTGGCAGCAGCTGTTTACAGGAGTATGGACTGCCCTTCATGGAGACCAGCGCCAAGACGGGCCTCAACGTGGACTTGGCCTTCACAGCCATAGCAAAGTAAGTCCTGCCAGTCACCAGGActcccccagcccagggcctgaATCCTCATTAGAGTCCAGGCCATCGTGTCCCCTTGTCACCCCCACTCCGCAGGGAGTTGAAGCAGCGCTCCATGAAGGCTCCCAGCGAGCCGCGCTTCCGGCTGCATGATTACGTTAAGAGGGAGGGTCGAGGGGCCTCCTGCTGCCGCCCTTGAACCTGGCTGAGCTCAGTCCTCTGGAGGAAGCCGTCCAGTCCCTAGAAGGCTGGACAGAGGGTCTCCAGGCCCTTCTGACTTTGTTGCCCAGTGGCCAACGCCCGAGTGTCTGTTTTCAGGAGCCCCAGGTCAAGCCTtgtcccttcctcctcccagcaACAGTCCCAACAAGCAGGCTTCTGAGAGCCCGTGGCCGCACACTGGCCGCCACGGAAAAGCAGTCTTCTGCACGGGACGGGGAGCGGCAAGTGGACAGACTTTGCCACGGTGCTCTGCTGCCCCCTCCTGGGCACGTCCAGGTGAGGGAGGGCTGGGGCTGGCACCACGCACAGTGCCTAACCCTAGAAAAGCCATGTCTTCAGCCGCACATGCTCAGGCAGCTAAGGGAGGACGCCTGCCCACGCCTGGGACAGAAGGCTTCACTGCTAATCACATCGTGCATCTGTGTGTCCTGGGAGCTGCCTGCTCCCGGCCCACCCTCTAGGAGGCTCTGGCTCAAACAGCAATAGGGTCTTCCTCACTGACCTTGGAGGATGCCTGTGGCCTTGTGATAAAATGTGGGAAATCACAGAAAACACCAGAAACAACAACTGCCAGCCCGGCCTGGCCACAGGTGAGGTCTGTGATTTCCGAGCACGCTCCACCTTGCACTCAACTTGGCCTTTTGATTGCACAAGCCTTTGTTTTCAGTCCTAGTGAATAAAGTTGTGTTTTCTGGAGCGTCTGTCTCATCTGTTGAAAAAAATCCACTTCTAGAGCAGGATGCTGGAGTTTGAGAGACTCAGCAAGGCCCAGAACCCTCAGCAGGTGTGTGGCTACCATTCCTCCATGGCCCATGGCTGCCTCCCTAAGGAGGCACATGGGAACCCTAGGTGGTGTCAACTTCCCTCCACAAATCTCAAAAGCCTTTTTGGACTCACCCTGGGGCAAAAGGCATGAAAAACAGTAtttgactgggcgtggtggctcacacctgtgatcccagcactttgggaggctgaggtgggcagatcacctgaggtcaggagtttgagaccagcctaacacggagaaaccccgtctctactaaaaatacaaaattagccgggcgtggtggtgggcgcctgtaattccagccatttgggaggctcaggcaggaaaatcgcttgaggtggaggttgtgccatcgcactcccgCCTGGGaaacgagcaaaactccgtctcaaaaaaaaaaaaaaaaaatcacgggCAGAAATGGAGAAGGCAATCCCAAGAGATGAAAAGTCACTGGTAACGAGCTTCCGTTTTCATGTCTGTACCCTTTTCCAAGATTGCCTGTGGATCAGCCAGACCTCTGGGGTGCCAGAATAGGAAAATAAAGACACTTGAGAGAAAACCGAATCAACTCACTACCTTTCTTTATTGCTAAGCACTTCAATAGACACAGCGCCCACCTTACCGCTAGGCCCTCCGGATTGAGGTTTACTTAGGTTCAAAACTTGCAGCCGGCTCGCGACGAAACCTGAAAGTCAGCGCCAAAATACAGACATTAAGTCCCCACTCCTTCGTTTCGGGCAACACCTGTTTCCACTCTCAGCTCCCCGTCAGGAGTGCGCACCCTCAAGCCTCAGTCTTGCTAAATAATCAGACTGCACGTGCAGTTTTCATACGAGGTGTCAGAAGTCAAAGCAATTCatcacagactgggagaataAGGGAACCCAAGCCCGGCCCAGTCTTACCTGCAGGTAGCTGAGGGCCTGAGATTCGGGAAGAAACCTTTAAACGCTAAGGGACAAAGTGGTGCGTAGGCCAGGCCTGGACGCCCAGGGACCTGGCCGGCCTGCAGCGTTCGGACGGCCCTCAAAGCCACGCTCGTGGCTCAGTTCGTCCCAAGATCGTAGCACATGGCGAACGTATTAACAAACCTCTTCCCCCTCGGACTCGACCCCGAAAAGACAGGGGCGGGCGAGGCTCAAGCTTTTATAGAAACTGTCCCACCTCTGTCATTGGGCTATCCTGGCGGAAGTGCCCGCCTTCCCCCGCCGCTGGTACGCTCCGCTCCCTGCCGCGTTGTTTCCACCAATCGTACCGTGGCATTTCTTTTGGAGACGGTCTCTCAGACCCAGACCCGAAGCTCCTCCCTTATGCAGAGTCCGTGAAGCCTAACGGTGAGTGACGGATGAACAAAGCCAATCAGACTTCGATCTGCAACATAGAGTGATTCTGAAGCTGCCATTCCCGCCCCGCGACGACGAGGCCGCCGGAAGTCGTAGTTTCGGAAGTGCGGCGCGTGAGGCAGCCGTCCGGGCCCGGAGAGGCGGGGAACTACACGTCCCGGCGGGCGCAGCGGCCTGGCGCTTCCGGCTCGCGCGTCTAGTCCCTTTCCCGGCCGGCGGCCGAGGGGGCATCATGAAGCGGGCTGGCGGCGCTGCCGCTCCCGGGCGGCCGCGGGCGGGTGAGTGTCCCCGCGGCGCGCCCGACCCGGGGCTCGCGCCTCGGGACCGCGCGGTGGGGCGGGATCGGGCGCGTGGAGATCGAGGCGAGGCGAGGCGAGGCGAGGGGTCGGgccggggcggggaggggggggcGGGGCTGAGACGGTCGGGGTCGGGGTCAGGGTCGGGGTCCGCGTCGCTGTCCGTCCGCCAGTCAGTAGTCCGTCCCTCGCTCCGTCCTGTTCTCGCGCAGTTCTTTACTCATTCCTTCTTCCTGCATTCCCCGAGACTCCcgggtgccaggcactgttctgggcgCCGGGAGACCGCGGAGAACACGGTCCCAGTTCTCCTGTGCTCGGCGTCTGCTGCAGGGTTCCCCAACCTCCGCACCATCGACCACGCGGCCCGGGTCGCTTTTTGCTGCGAGGAGCTGCCCTGTACATTGTAGGATGTGGAACAGCTTGCCTGGCTCCTGGCCGCTAGATACCAGTAAACACCACCCCTTCCTCAATTGCGATAACAAATGTCTCCATGCATTGGCAAATGCCTCCTGCGGAACAACTCCCCCCATCCCCCATCTAGACAGACAGGGTGGTGGGATTGACAATAGGTAGTTAAAATCATGGGGAGCAGCGGTATGtgctgtgaaagaaagaaagagggtgCTGAAAAAGTGAGTACTGGCCGGGGGTAGGGGCGGCGCTACCGTTAGCCAAAGGCCTGTTGGAGAAGCAGCCAGTCCCAGGACATGCAGGAGGAGCATTCCAAGTAGAAAGAGCCAGATGTACATAGGCCTGGGGTGAGAAGGGGCCTGACGCACCCCAGCAAGCACTGGCAAGTGGAGAGGTGAAGTCGATGAGGCCGGACCAGGCTCACAGGGTGcatggtggggtggggcgggggggttATTATGCTGGCAAATGACTTGGGGTTGAGGAAGCGCTGGAGAGGCGGTCCGATCTAGGTCCAGTAAAGAGCTTTCTAACTGTGTGTGGACCACAGACTTCAGAGTTCACTGgggaagcaggagagagggaggctAGGCCATCGTCTCCTAGTCCCCACTGGGGTCCTGCTGTCAAGATACGGTTGTCTTGAGCCAGGCCAGAGTGGTCAGCTGGGGTTGAGTCTGGAGTCCAGGGGCAGGGGCCTGCTGGAGCCCACCCTGCTCTTGGGGG containing:
- the RAB26 gene encoding ras-related protein Rab-26 isoform 1 (isoform 1 is encoded by transcript variant 1), translating into MSRKKTPKSKGASTPAASTLPTANGARPARSGTALSGPDAPPNGPLQPGRPSLGGGVDFYDVAFKVMLVGDSGVGKTCLLVRFKDGAFLAGTFISTVGIDFRNKVLDVDGVKVKLQMWDTAGQERFRSVTHAYYRDAHALLLLYDVTNKASFDNIQAWLTEIHEYAQHDVALMLLGNKVDSAHERVVKREDGEKLAKEYGLPFMETSAKTGLNVDLAFTAIAKELKQRSMKAPSEPRFRLHDYVKREGRGASCCRP
- the RAB26 gene encoding ras-related protein Rab-26 isoform 2 (isoform 2 is encoded by transcript variant 2), giving the protein MLVGDSGVGKTCLLVRFKDGAFLAGTFISTVGIDFRNKVLDVDGVKVKLQMWDTAGQERFRSVTHAYYRDAHALLLLYDVTNKASFDNIQAWLTEIHEYAQHDVALMLLGNKVDSAHERVVKREDGEKLAKEYGLPFMETSAKTGLNVDLAFTAIAKELKQRSMKAPSEPRFRLHDYVKREGRGASCCRP